In Odontesthes bonariensis isolate fOdoBon6 chromosome 6, fOdoBon6.hap1, whole genome shotgun sequence, one genomic interval encodes:
- the fgfr1a gene encoding fibroblast growth factor receptor 1-A isoform X3 translates to MSQGSEWSSSRVKASGCSSVSRMLMRPSLLLFLSFFALFLRTQCRPANNDEASAETQAEQFTRYRGDRLDLSCSAKDSLHAVNWTKDHAPVVDGEHTRIRNGQLEIETVELTDSGMYACTTFGNHSVHFNVTVDTMASSEDDDDEEESSSEETKLLGSQKLMPMAPQWVHPEKMEKKLHAVPASKTVKFRCQASGNPTPTLKWYKNGKEFKRDQRIGGFKVRDHVWTIIMESVVPSDKGNYTCVVENQYGSINHTYQLDVVERSPHRPILQAGLPANRTVVVGSDVEFECKVFSDPQPHIQWLKHIELNGSRVGPDGLPYVRVLKHSGVNSSDAQVLTLYNVTEEESGEYICKVSNYIGEANQSAWLTVTRYDPTAITHYPPASHTYLEVVIYCVGFFFIAVMIAIVIIVKIRTSSKKSDFNSQLAVHKLAKSIPLRRQVSVDSSSSIHSGVMLVRPSRLSSSGSPMLAGVSEYELPQDPRWELPRDKLVLGKPLGEGCFGQVVMGEALGLDKEKPNRVTKVAVKMLKADATEKDLSDLISEMEMMKIIGKHKNIINLLGACTQDGPLYVIVEYASKGNLREYLRARRPPGMEYCYNPDQVPIENMSIKDLVSCAYQVARGMEYLASKKCIHRDLAARNVLVTEDNVMKIADFGLARDIHHIDYYKKTTNGRLPVKWMAPEALFDRIYTHQSDVWSFGVLLWEIFTLGGSPYPGVPVEELFKLLKEGHRMDKPSTCTHELYMMMRDCWHAVPSQRPTFKQLVEDLDRCLAMTSNQEYLELSVPLDQYSPSYPDTRSSTCSSGEDSVFSHDAGAEEPCLPKFPPHSNGAAIKKR, encoded by the exons ATGTCCCAAGGATCTGAATGGAGTTCCAGTCGCGTAAAAGCCAGCGGTTGTAGCTCCGTCAGCAGGATGCTGATGAGGCCAAGTTTACTTCTGTTTCTGTCTTTCTTCGCCTTGTTTTTAAGGACCCAATGCCGGCCTGCTAACAATGATGAAG CCTCTGCGGAAACGCAGGCAGAGCAGTTCACCCGTTATCGTGGGGATCGTCTGGATTTGAGTTGCTCTGCCAAGGACTCCCTCCATGCTGTAAACTGGACCAAAGACCATGCTCCTGTTGTGGATGGAGAGCACACACGCATCCGCAATGGCCAGCTGGAGATCGAGACTGTAGAGCTGACTGATTCTGGCATGTACGCATGCACCACTTTTGGCAACCACAGTGTCCACTTCAATGTCACAG TTGATACCATGGCCTCATCtgaggatgatgatgacgaGGAAGAGTCTTCATCTGAGGAAACCAAGTTGTTGGGCAGCCAAAAACTGATGC caatGGCCCCACAGTGGGTGCATCcagaaaaaatggagaaaaagctTCACGCCGTTCCAGCTAGTAAGACTGTGAAGTTTCGATGCCAGGCCAGTGGCAACCCGACCCCCACTCTGAAATGGTACAAGAACGGCAAAGAGTTCAAGAGAGACCAGCGCATCGGAGGCTTCAAG GTGCGGGACCATGTGTGGACCATCATCATGGAATCTGTAGTACCCTCTGACAAGGGAAACTATACCTGTGTAGTGGAAAACCAATACGGCAGCATTAATCACACCTACCAGCTGGATGTAGTCG AGCGCTCTCCCCACAGGCCGATCCTGCAGGCTGGCTTGCCGGCCAATCGTACAGTAGTGGTAGGCAGCGATGTGGAGTTCGAGTGCAAGGTGTTCAGCGACCCTCAGCCTCATATTCAGTGGTTGAAACATATCGAGCTCAACGGGAGCCGTGTTGGACCTGACGGTTTACCATATGTCCGTGTCCTTAAG CATTCAGGGGTCAATAGCTCGGATGCTCAGGTGCTTACCCTCTACAATGTGACTGAGGAGGAGAGCGGAGAGTATATATGTAAAGTGTCCAATTATATAGGGGAGGCCAATCAGTCAGCCTGGCTGACAGTCACCAGATATGATCCCACAG CCATCACGCACTACCCCCCAGCCAGCCACACTTACTTGGAGGTGGTCATCTACTGTGTGGGCTTCTTTTTCATCGCCGTAATGATTGCCATCGTAATTATCGTCAAGATTCGCACCTCCTCGAAGAAGAGTGACTTCAACAGTCAGCTGGCCGTCCACAAGCTGGCTAAAAGCATCCCGCTGCGCAGACAG GTGTCAGTGGACTCGAGCTCCTCCATCCATTCTGGAGTGATGCTGGTTCGGCCCTCCCGCCTCTCCTCTAGTGGCTCTCCGATGCTGGCAGGAGTGTCCGAGTATGAACTGCCCCAAGATCCCCGCTGGGAGCTTCCCAGGGACAA ACTTGTTCTTGGGAAACCGCTGGGCGAGGGCTGCTTCGGTCAGGTGGTGATGGGGGAGGCACTGGGTCTGGACAAGGAGAAGCCAAACCGTGTGACCAAGGTTGCAGTGAAAATGCTGAAAG CTGATGCCACAGAGAAAGACCTGTCGGACCTGATTTCAGAGATGGAGATGATGAAGATCATTGGGAAGCACAAGAACATCATTAATTTGCTGGGAGCCTGTACACAGGATG gtcccctatatgtgaTCGTTGAATATGCATCCAAGGGCAACTTGAGGGAGTACTTGCGAGCTCGTCGCCCACCAGGCATGGAGTATTGCTACAACCCAGACCAGGTTCCTATTGAGAATATGTCCATCAAAGACCTGGTGTCGTGCGCTTACCAAGTGGCTCGAGGCATGGAGTATTTGGCCTCCAAAAAG tgCATTCACAGAGATCTTGCTGCTCGCAATGTTCTGGTAACTGAGGACAATGTGATGAAAATAGCTGACTTCGGCCTGGCCAGAGATATCCACCACATTGATTACTATAAGAAGACCACCAAT GGTCGTTTACCAGTCAAGTGGATGGCTCCTGAGGCTCTGTTCGACCGGATATACACACACCAAAGTGATGT CTGGTCATTTGGGGTCCTGCTTTGGGAGATTTTCACCCTCGGAGGCTCTCCGTATCCTGGGGTCCCAGTGGAGGAGCTGTTCAAGCTGCTGAAGGAAGGCCACCGCATGGACAAGCCCTCGACGTGCACTCATGAGCT GTATATGATGATGAGGGACTGCTGGCATGCTGTTCCGTCTCAGAGACCCACATTCAAACAGCTGGTGGAGGACCTGGATCGTTGTCTGGCCATGACATCCAACCAG GAGTATTTGGAGCTCTCCGTTCCCCTGGATCAATATTCCCCCAGCTACCCTGACACCCGGagctccacctgctcctccggCGAGGACTCGGTTTTCTCCCACGATGCTGGAGCGGAGGAGCCTTGCCTGCCAAAGTTCCCCCCTCACTCCAATGGGGCAGCCATTAAGAAACGCTGA
- the fgfr1a gene encoding fibroblast growth factor receptor 1-A isoform X1, translated as MSQGSEWSSSRVKASGCSSVSRMLMRPSLLLFLSFFALFLRTQCRPANNDEASAETQAEQFTRYRGDRLDLSCSAKDSLHAVNWTKDHAPVVDGEHTRIRNGQLEIETVELTDSGMYACTTFGNHSVHFNVTVDTMASSEDDDDEEESSSEETKLLGSQKLMPMAPQWVHPEKMEKKLHAVPASKTVKFRCQASGNPTPTLKWYKNGKEFKRDQRIGGFKVRDHVWTIIMESVVPSDKGNYTCVVENQYGSINHTYQLDVVERSPHRPILQAGLPANRTVVVGSDVEFECKVFSDPQPHIQWLKHIELNGSRVGPDGLPYVRVLKHSGVNSSDAQVLTLYNVTEEESGEYICKVSNYIGEANQSAWLTVTRYDPTAITHYPPASHTYLEVVIYCVGFFFIAVMIAIVIIVKIRTSSKKSDFNSQLAVHKLAKSIPLRRQVTVSVDSSSSIHSGVMLVRPSRLSSSGSPMLAGVSEYELPQDPRWELPRDKLVLGKPLGEGCFGQVVMGEALGLDKEKPNRVTKVAVKMLKADATEKDLSDLISEMEMMKIIGKHKNIINLLGACTQDGPLYVIVEYASKGNLREYLRARRPPGMEYCYNPDQVPIENMSIKDLVSCAYQVARGMEYLASKKCIHRDLAARNVLVTEDNVMKIADFGLARDIHHIDYYKKTTNGRLPVKWMAPEALFDRIYTHQSDVWSFGVLLWEIFTLGGSPYPGVPVEELFKLLKEGHRMDKPSTCTHELYMMMRDCWHAVPSQRPTFKQLVEDLDRCLAMTSNQEYLELSVPLDQYSPSYPDTRSSTCSSGEDSVFSHDAGAEEPCLPKFPPHSNGAAIKKR; from the exons ATGTCCCAAGGATCTGAATGGAGTTCCAGTCGCGTAAAAGCCAGCGGTTGTAGCTCCGTCAGCAGGATGCTGATGAGGCCAAGTTTACTTCTGTTTCTGTCTTTCTTCGCCTTGTTTTTAAGGACCCAATGCCGGCCTGCTAACAATGATGAAG CCTCTGCGGAAACGCAGGCAGAGCAGTTCACCCGTTATCGTGGGGATCGTCTGGATTTGAGTTGCTCTGCCAAGGACTCCCTCCATGCTGTAAACTGGACCAAAGACCATGCTCCTGTTGTGGATGGAGAGCACACACGCATCCGCAATGGCCAGCTGGAGATCGAGACTGTAGAGCTGACTGATTCTGGCATGTACGCATGCACCACTTTTGGCAACCACAGTGTCCACTTCAATGTCACAG TTGATACCATGGCCTCATCtgaggatgatgatgacgaGGAAGAGTCTTCATCTGAGGAAACCAAGTTGTTGGGCAGCCAAAAACTGATGC caatGGCCCCACAGTGGGTGCATCcagaaaaaatggagaaaaagctTCACGCCGTTCCAGCTAGTAAGACTGTGAAGTTTCGATGCCAGGCCAGTGGCAACCCGACCCCCACTCTGAAATGGTACAAGAACGGCAAAGAGTTCAAGAGAGACCAGCGCATCGGAGGCTTCAAG GTGCGGGACCATGTGTGGACCATCATCATGGAATCTGTAGTACCCTCTGACAAGGGAAACTATACCTGTGTAGTGGAAAACCAATACGGCAGCATTAATCACACCTACCAGCTGGATGTAGTCG AGCGCTCTCCCCACAGGCCGATCCTGCAGGCTGGCTTGCCGGCCAATCGTACAGTAGTGGTAGGCAGCGATGTGGAGTTCGAGTGCAAGGTGTTCAGCGACCCTCAGCCTCATATTCAGTGGTTGAAACATATCGAGCTCAACGGGAGCCGTGTTGGACCTGACGGTTTACCATATGTCCGTGTCCTTAAG CATTCAGGGGTCAATAGCTCGGATGCTCAGGTGCTTACCCTCTACAATGTGACTGAGGAGGAGAGCGGAGAGTATATATGTAAAGTGTCCAATTATATAGGGGAGGCCAATCAGTCAGCCTGGCTGACAGTCACCAGATATGATCCCACAG CCATCACGCACTACCCCCCAGCCAGCCACACTTACTTGGAGGTGGTCATCTACTGTGTGGGCTTCTTTTTCATCGCCGTAATGATTGCCATCGTAATTATCGTCAAGATTCGCACCTCCTCGAAGAAGAGTGACTTCAACAGTCAGCTGGCCGTCCACAAGCTGGCTAAAAGCATCCCGCTGCGCAGACAGGTAACA GTGTCAGTGGACTCGAGCTCCTCCATCCATTCTGGAGTGATGCTGGTTCGGCCCTCCCGCCTCTCCTCTAGTGGCTCTCCGATGCTGGCAGGAGTGTCCGAGTATGAACTGCCCCAAGATCCCCGCTGGGAGCTTCCCAGGGACAA ACTTGTTCTTGGGAAACCGCTGGGCGAGGGCTGCTTCGGTCAGGTGGTGATGGGGGAGGCACTGGGTCTGGACAAGGAGAAGCCAAACCGTGTGACCAAGGTTGCAGTGAAAATGCTGAAAG CTGATGCCACAGAGAAAGACCTGTCGGACCTGATTTCAGAGATGGAGATGATGAAGATCATTGGGAAGCACAAGAACATCATTAATTTGCTGGGAGCCTGTACACAGGATG gtcccctatatgtgaTCGTTGAATATGCATCCAAGGGCAACTTGAGGGAGTACTTGCGAGCTCGTCGCCCACCAGGCATGGAGTATTGCTACAACCCAGACCAGGTTCCTATTGAGAATATGTCCATCAAAGACCTGGTGTCGTGCGCTTACCAAGTGGCTCGAGGCATGGAGTATTTGGCCTCCAAAAAG tgCATTCACAGAGATCTTGCTGCTCGCAATGTTCTGGTAACTGAGGACAATGTGATGAAAATAGCTGACTTCGGCCTGGCCAGAGATATCCACCACATTGATTACTATAAGAAGACCACCAAT GGTCGTTTACCAGTCAAGTGGATGGCTCCTGAGGCTCTGTTCGACCGGATATACACACACCAAAGTGATGT CTGGTCATTTGGGGTCCTGCTTTGGGAGATTTTCACCCTCGGAGGCTCTCCGTATCCTGGGGTCCCAGTGGAGGAGCTGTTCAAGCTGCTGAAGGAAGGCCACCGCATGGACAAGCCCTCGACGTGCACTCATGAGCT GTATATGATGATGAGGGACTGCTGGCATGCTGTTCCGTCTCAGAGACCCACATTCAAACAGCTGGTGGAGGACCTGGATCGTTGTCTGGCCATGACATCCAACCAG GAGTATTTGGAGCTCTCCGTTCCCCTGGATCAATATTCCCCCAGCTACCCTGACACCCGGagctccacctgctcctccggCGAGGACTCGGTTTTCTCCCACGATGCTGGAGCGGAGGAGCCTTGCCTGCCAAAGTTCCCCCCTCACTCCAATGGGGCAGCCATTAAGAAACGCTGA
- the fgfr1a gene encoding fibroblast growth factor receptor 1-A isoform X2 produces MSQGSEWSSSRVKASGCSSVSRMLMRPSLLLFLSFFALFLRTQCRPANNDEASAETQAEQFTRYRGDRLDLSCSAKDSLHAVNWTKDHAPVVDGEHTRIRNGQLEIETVELTDSGMYACTTFGNHSVHFNVTVDTMASSEDDDDEEESSSEETKLLGSQKLMPMAPQWVHPEKMEKKLHAVPASKTVKFRCQASGNPTPTLKWYKNGKEFKRDQRIGGFKVRDHVWTIIMESVVPSDKGNYTCVVENQYGSINHTYQLDVVERSPHRPILQAGLPANRTVVVGSDVEFECKVFSDPQPHIQWLKHIELNGSRVGPDGLPYVRVLKTAGLNTTDKEMEVLQLRNVSFDDAGEYTCLAGNSIGFSHHSAWLTVLEAITHYPPASHTYLEVVIYCVGFFFIAVMIAIVIIVKIRTSSKKSDFNSQLAVHKLAKSIPLRRQVTVSVDSSSSIHSGVMLVRPSRLSSSGSPMLAGVSEYELPQDPRWELPRDKLVLGKPLGEGCFGQVVMGEALGLDKEKPNRVTKVAVKMLKADATEKDLSDLISEMEMMKIIGKHKNIINLLGACTQDGPLYVIVEYASKGNLREYLRARRPPGMEYCYNPDQVPIENMSIKDLVSCAYQVARGMEYLASKKCIHRDLAARNVLVTEDNVMKIADFGLARDIHHIDYYKKTTNGRLPVKWMAPEALFDRIYTHQSDVWSFGVLLWEIFTLGGSPYPGVPVEELFKLLKEGHRMDKPSTCTHELYMMMRDCWHAVPSQRPTFKQLVEDLDRCLAMTSNQEYLELSVPLDQYSPSYPDTRSSTCSSGEDSVFSHDAGAEEPCLPKFPPHSNGAAIKKR; encoded by the exons ATGTCCCAAGGATCTGAATGGAGTTCCAGTCGCGTAAAAGCCAGCGGTTGTAGCTCCGTCAGCAGGATGCTGATGAGGCCAAGTTTACTTCTGTTTCTGTCTTTCTTCGCCTTGTTTTTAAGGACCCAATGCCGGCCTGCTAACAATGATGAAG CCTCTGCGGAAACGCAGGCAGAGCAGTTCACCCGTTATCGTGGGGATCGTCTGGATTTGAGTTGCTCTGCCAAGGACTCCCTCCATGCTGTAAACTGGACCAAAGACCATGCTCCTGTTGTGGATGGAGAGCACACACGCATCCGCAATGGCCAGCTGGAGATCGAGACTGTAGAGCTGACTGATTCTGGCATGTACGCATGCACCACTTTTGGCAACCACAGTGTCCACTTCAATGTCACAG TTGATACCATGGCCTCATCtgaggatgatgatgacgaGGAAGAGTCTTCATCTGAGGAAACCAAGTTGTTGGGCAGCCAAAAACTGATGC caatGGCCCCACAGTGGGTGCATCcagaaaaaatggagaaaaagctTCACGCCGTTCCAGCTAGTAAGACTGTGAAGTTTCGATGCCAGGCCAGTGGCAACCCGACCCCCACTCTGAAATGGTACAAGAACGGCAAAGAGTTCAAGAGAGACCAGCGCATCGGAGGCTTCAAG GTGCGGGACCATGTGTGGACCATCATCATGGAATCTGTAGTACCCTCTGACAAGGGAAACTATACCTGTGTAGTGGAAAACCAATACGGCAGCATTAATCACACCTACCAGCTGGATGTAGTCG AGCGCTCTCCCCACAGGCCGATCCTGCAGGCTGGCTTGCCGGCCAATCGTACAGTAGTGGTAGGCAGCGATGTGGAGTTCGAGTGCAAGGTGTTCAGCGACCCTCAGCCTCATATTCAGTGGTTGAAACATATCGAGCTCAACGGGAGCCGTGTTGGACCTGACGGTTTACCATATGTCCGTGTCCTTAAG ACCGCTGGCCTTAACACCACGGACAAGGAAATGGAAGTCCTTCAACTGAGAAATGTGTCTTTTGATGACGCTGGGGAGTATACCTGCTTGGCGGGCAATTCTATCGGGTTCTCTCATCACTCTGCATGGTTGACCGTTTTGGAAG CCATCACGCACTACCCCCCAGCCAGCCACACTTACTTGGAGGTGGTCATCTACTGTGTGGGCTTCTTTTTCATCGCCGTAATGATTGCCATCGTAATTATCGTCAAGATTCGCACCTCCTCGAAGAAGAGTGACTTCAACAGTCAGCTGGCCGTCCACAAGCTGGCTAAAAGCATCCCGCTGCGCAGACAGGTAACA GTGTCAGTGGACTCGAGCTCCTCCATCCATTCTGGAGTGATGCTGGTTCGGCCCTCCCGCCTCTCCTCTAGTGGCTCTCCGATGCTGGCAGGAGTGTCCGAGTATGAACTGCCCCAAGATCCCCGCTGGGAGCTTCCCAGGGACAA ACTTGTTCTTGGGAAACCGCTGGGCGAGGGCTGCTTCGGTCAGGTGGTGATGGGGGAGGCACTGGGTCTGGACAAGGAGAAGCCAAACCGTGTGACCAAGGTTGCAGTGAAAATGCTGAAAG CTGATGCCACAGAGAAAGACCTGTCGGACCTGATTTCAGAGATGGAGATGATGAAGATCATTGGGAAGCACAAGAACATCATTAATTTGCTGGGAGCCTGTACACAGGATG gtcccctatatgtgaTCGTTGAATATGCATCCAAGGGCAACTTGAGGGAGTACTTGCGAGCTCGTCGCCCACCAGGCATGGAGTATTGCTACAACCCAGACCAGGTTCCTATTGAGAATATGTCCATCAAAGACCTGGTGTCGTGCGCTTACCAAGTGGCTCGAGGCATGGAGTATTTGGCCTCCAAAAAG tgCATTCACAGAGATCTTGCTGCTCGCAATGTTCTGGTAACTGAGGACAATGTGATGAAAATAGCTGACTTCGGCCTGGCCAGAGATATCCACCACATTGATTACTATAAGAAGACCACCAAT GGTCGTTTACCAGTCAAGTGGATGGCTCCTGAGGCTCTGTTCGACCGGATATACACACACCAAAGTGATGT CTGGTCATTTGGGGTCCTGCTTTGGGAGATTTTCACCCTCGGAGGCTCTCCGTATCCTGGGGTCCCAGTGGAGGAGCTGTTCAAGCTGCTGAAGGAAGGCCACCGCATGGACAAGCCCTCGACGTGCACTCATGAGCT GTATATGATGATGAGGGACTGCTGGCATGCTGTTCCGTCTCAGAGACCCACATTCAAACAGCTGGTGGAGGACCTGGATCGTTGTCTGGCCATGACATCCAACCAG GAGTATTTGGAGCTCTCCGTTCCCCTGGATCAATATTCCCCCAGCTACCCTGACACCCGGagctccacctgctcctccggCGAGGACTCGGTTTTCTCCCACGATGCTGGAGCGGAGGAGCCTTGCCTGCCAAAGTTCCCCCCTCACTCCAATGGGGCAGCCATTAAGAAACGCTGA
- the fgfr1a gene encoding fibroblast growth factor receptor 1-A isoform X4 yields the protein MSQGSEWSSSRVKASGCSSVSRMLMRPSLLLFLSFFALFLRTQCRPANNDEASAETQAEQFTRYRGDRLDLSCSAKDSLHAVNWTKDHAPVVDGEHTRIRNGQLEIETVELTDSGMYACTTFGNHSVHFNVTVDTMASSEDDDDEEESSSEETKLLGSQKLMPMAPQWVHPEKMEKKLHAVPASKTVKFRCQASGNPTPTLKWYKNGKEFKRDQRIGGFKVRDHVWTIIMESVVPSDKGNYTCVVENQYGSINHTYQLDVVERSPHRPILQAGLPANRTVVVGSDVEFECKVFSDPQPHIQWLKHIELNGSRVGPDGLPYVRVLKTAGLNTTDKEMEVLQLRNVSFDDAGEYTCLAGNSIGFSHHSAWLTVLEAITHYPPASHTYLEVVIYCVGFFFIAVMIAIVIIVKIRTSSKKSDFNSQLAVHKLAKSIPLRRQVSVDSSSSIHSGVMLVRPSRLSSSGSPMLAGVSEYELPQDPRWELPRDKLVLGKPLGEGCFGQVVMGEALGLDKEKPNRVTKVAVKMLKADATEKDLSDLISEMEMMKIIGKHKNIINLLGACTQDGPLYVIVEYASKGNLREYLRARRPPGMEYCYNPDQVPIENMSIKDLVSCAYQVARGMEYLASKKCIHRDLAARNVLVTEDNVMKIADFGLARDIHHIDYYKKTTNGRLPVKWMAPEALFDRIYTHQSDVWSFGVLLWEIFTLGGSPYPGVPVEELFKLLKEGHRMDKPSTCTHELYMMMRDCWHAVPSQRPTFKQLVEDLDRCLAMTSNQEYLELSVPLDQYSPSYPDTRSSTCSSGEDSVFSHDAGAEEPCLPKFPPHSNGAAIKKR from the exons ATGTCCCAAGGATCTGAATGGAGTTCCAGTCGCGTAAAAGCCAGCGGTTGTAGCTCCGTCAGCAGGATGCTGATGAGGCCAAGTTTACTTCTGTTTCTGTCTTTCTTCGCCTTGTTTTTAAGGACCCAATGCCGGCCTGCTAACAATGATGAAG CCTCTGCGGAAACGCAGGCAGAGCAGTTCACCCGTTATCGTGGGGATCGTCTGGATTTGAGTTGCTCTGCCAAGGACTCCCTCCATGCTGTAAACTGGACCAAAGACCATGCTCCTGTTGTGGATGGAGAGCACACACGCATCCGCAATGGCCAGCTGGAGATCGAGACTGTAGAGCTGACTGATTCTGGCATGTACGCATGCACCACTTTTGGCAACCACAGTGTCCACTTCAATGTCACAG TTGATACCATGGCCTCATCtgaggatgatgatgacgaGGAAGAGTCTTCATCTGAGGAAACCAAGTTGTTGGGCAGCCAAAAACTGATGC caatGGCCCCACAGTGGGTGCATCcagaaaaaatggagaaaaagctTCACGCCGTTCCAGCTAGTAAGACTGTGAAGTTTCGATGCCAGGCCAGTGGCAACCCGACCCCCACTCTGAAATGGTACAAGAACGGCAAAGAGTTCAAGAGAGACCAGCGCATCGGAGGCTTCAAG GTGCGGGACCATGTGTGGACCATCATCATGGAATCTGTAGTACCCTCTGACAAGGGAAACTATACCTGTGTAGTGGAAAACCAATACGGCAGCATTAATCACACCTACCAGCTGGATGTAGTCG AGCGCTCTCCCCACAGGCCGATCCTGCAGGCTGGCTTGCCGGCCAATCGTACAGTAGTGGTAGGCAGCGATGTGGAGTTCGAGTGCAAGGTGTTCAGCGACCCTCAGCCTCATATTCAGTGGTTGAAACATATCGAGCTCAACGGGAGCCGTGTTGGACCTGACGGTTTACCATATGTCCGTGTCCTTAAG ACCGCTGGCCTTAACACCACGGACAAGGAAATGGAAGTCCTTCAACTGAGAAATGTGTCTTTTGATGACGCTGGGGAGTATACCTGCTTGGCGGGCAATTCTATCGGGTTCTCTCATCACTCTGCATGGTTGACCGTTTTGGAAG CCATCACGCACTACCCCCCAGCCAGCCACACTTACTTGGAGGTGGTCATCTACTGTGTGGGCTTCTTTTTCATCGCCGTAATGATTGCCATCGTAATTATCGTCAAGATTCGCACCTCCTCGAAGAAGAGTGACTTCAACAGTCAGCTGGCCGTCCACAAGCTGGCTAAAAGCATCCCGCTGCGCAGACAG GTGTCAGTGGACTCGAGCTCCTCCATCCATTCTGGAGTGATGCTGGTTCGGCCCTCCCGCCTCTCCTCTAGTGGCTCTCCGATGCTGGCAGGAGTGTCCGAGTATGAACTGCCCCAAGATCCCCGCTGGGAGCTTCCCAGGGACAA ACTTGTTCTTGGGAAACCGCTGGGCGAGGGCTGCTTCGGTCAGGTGGTGATGGGGGAGGCACTGGGTCTGGACAAGGAGAAGCCAAACCGTGTGACCAAGGTTGCAGTGAAAATGCTGAAAG CTGATGCCACAGAGAAAGACCTGTCGGACCTGATTTCAGAGATGGAGATGATGAAGATCATTGGGAAGCACAAGAACATCATTAATTTGCTGGGAGCCTGTACACAGGATG gtcccctatatgtgaTCGTTGAATATGCATCCAAGGGCAACTTGAGGGAGTACTTGCGAGCTCGTCGCCCACCAGGCATGGAGTATTGCTACAACCCAGACCAGGTTCCTATTGAGAATATGTCCATCAAAGACCTGGTGTCGTGCGCTTACCAAGTGGCTCGAGGCATGGAGTATTTGGCCTCCAAAAAG tgCATTCACAGAGATCTTGCTGCTCGCAATGTTCTGGTAACTGAGGACAATGTGATGAAAATAGCTGACTTCGGCCTGGCCAGAGATATCCACCACATTGATTACTATAAGAAGACCACCAAT GGTCGTTTACCAGTCAAGTGGATGGCTCCTGAGGCTCTGTTCGACCGGATATACACACACCAAAGTGATGT CTGGTCATTTGGGGTCCTGCTTTGGGAGATTTTCACCCTCGGAGGCTCTCCGTATCCTGGGGTCCCAGTGGAGGAGCTGTTCAAGCTGCTGAAGGAAGGCCACCGCATGGACAAGCCCTCGACGTGCACTCATGAGCT GTATATGATGATGAGGGACTGCTGGCATGCTGTTCCGTCTCAGAGACCCACATTCAAACAGCTGGTGGAGGACCTGGATCGTTGTCTGGCCATGACATCCAACCAG GAGTATTTGGAGCTCTCCGTTCCCCTGGATCAATATTCCCCCAGCTACCCTGACACCCGGagctccacctgctcctccggCGAGGACTCGGTTTTCTCCCACGATGCTGGAGCGGAGGAGCCTTGCCTGCCAAAGTTCCCCCCTCACTCCAATGGGGCAGCCATTAAGAAACGCTGA